In Terriglobales bacterium, one genomic interval encodes:
- a CDS encoding molybdopterin-guanine dinucleotide biosynthesis protein MobB, which yields QEILVTSSRRWVLMHELRGAHEPSFDEQVKRVSPCDLLLVEGFKHAPIPKLEVWRKETGEALLHPNDPHIVAVASDAKIETKLPLLDLNDIEGIARFVLAHLRLS from the coding sequence GCAGGAGATCCTCGTCACCTCGTCGCGCCGCTGGGTGCTGATGCACGAGCTGCGCGGCGCGCACGAGCCGTCGTTCGATGAGCAGGTGAAGCGCGTCTCGCCCTGCGACCTCTTGCTGGTCGAGGGCTTCAAGCACGCCCCGATTCCCAAGCTCGAGGTGTGGCGCAAGGAGACCGGCGAGGCGCTGCTGCACCCGAACGACCCGCACATCGTTGCGGTAGCCAGCGACGCGAAGATCGAGACAAAATTGCCGCTTCTCGATCTCAACGATATTGAGGGAATCGCGCGCTTCGTGCTTGCCCATCTTCGTTTGTCATGA